From the Sardina pilchardus chromosome 11, fSarPil1.1, whole genome shotgun sequence genome, the window GCCCGTCTACATGCACAGTTGGGGAAAAGCTCACCTTAAAAAATGTATTTCCTCATTAGCAGCATATCTGAGGTTGAACTTCAAGTTTGTCACAGACCTTCAAGATATACATAGCCTTATGATTCTCTTTTGTATGGACTTGAATTGGGCCTACAGGCAGATAttgtaaaaacacacatgaacccatatttgttggccatttttaaaAGGGCCCATATCCATTTCTGACATATTACTGTATTAATGAATGGTATATTGCCTATAGTCAACATAATGACTGTATATCATTCATATAATATCAACAATTCACATTTTGgtgcttttattatttttatagaTTCATTTGTTTACTATATTGATCTAATAAGAAACATGTTGTCAACTTAAATTATGTTCATTTTAGTTCCCCTTTAATGTAGCACAGCATCAGCATCTATAGAGTAATGCACATAAGTGTGATTGTAAAAGAAGGATATTAGTTGTACTGGCTGATATGGTGGAGTCTGTGGATTTTGAGGCTGTAGACCCAGAGCATTGCCGAAGAGTCACTTCACctcataactccacccacttcacatttctgaaaaaggctttcaaaatgggcaggacgttctgaaatttggaagttagtgcagccctgctgcatcaaccatggtgatttcgtgtcaatctgggaatgagtgctacagacatcacaggtaggctaatcagggcagcaggtgttggggcgtttcattcctaatttgtaatgacccggtgacgtagtgttggacgagaagtgtaggacaacgtcagcattccaatagtattttggaccaacatgccatggcatgtttcaacctgtagaaggcgtggaaagcaatatctccaatacaaaatcatacaaaatgttacttttgtcgagaaacacgatttttgtcaatattaaccctggtaatagtatagttcaccacttatgagtattttcaatcaatcaatcaacagctcaaaaaacatattttagggtgcagttaccctTTAATGGTGGTGCAGAAAatgcaggacatacagtacaaggtaGTAAGATGCATTCATCAGATGCGTAACTGGGATGTATGTATTCATCAGCAGAGTATAGGCTGCTATTTTAGTAATCGGTTTGTTGGTTTATGCCATTTTTCAAtgtcctcctccactcccccaaAATAATTGCAATCAATACTCTAGCCATCTAGTCCTGAGTGTAGATGTCCTGACTGAGATACCACTCATGCTGACTCATAAAATGCTTCTCAACCAATTGCATCCATATTGATGAATAATTTGACCAGACCTAACTGGACAGTGGCACTGCAACAGTGAGAGGTGAGAGAAGATCCATCTCCTGGGCTCCAGGTATATTCTGCATTAGGGAACAGTTACAGTAAAAATCAACAATAGATATGGTCTCATTGgtacatagggtgcctctcatgtaaagtttatacgtcctccctcgctcctcgggcctcgatcctcactgatctacataaagaaagatagacgaagggatagactatcgtttttgccgccccatcattctatATGTAgcctagatcagtgaggatcgaggcccgaggagcgagggaggacgtataaactttacatgagaggcacctatagcgTCATTCGTGTATGGGGGGCCTAAATTCATCCACAAGTGAACACAGCTGTTTATTCAGGTGGCAAGAGACATTGCAGATCACTTGTGCTTTGGTTTCATTACTGCTTGTGTCACATTCATTAGAACTCCCAGTGCTGGGAACACATGAGAACATGGTAGTGTTTACTATAGAAATAGAAGTAGTTTATGTTGATGGTTCTTATGCAGTTAAATGCATTCTAGACCATCTTGGCAGGTGGTTTGAGCAACTGAATCAAAATGTGTCTTGGTTGTTTGCACTTGCATTTAGTGCTGTCCACTTGTGATCAGATCACTCAACAAATGTAAAGGGGTCATTTTAAGCAATATGGCAAGAGTGAAAGTAGCATTGGTAACAGAGATCACCATGGCTGTAAATTGGCTGCAGGCATGAGACCAGAGTGTCAAGCAATGCAACACTTCACACTGTGCACgtgttgtgttcatgtaatacagtatacatacatacttttacAGTTCTAATTATATTACTTAGGATGCCTGTTTTACGTTGCACTTTTGACACTGTAAGGCCACCGTAGGTGCGCGCTAATTGTGTGAGGtttgagaaaataaacaagtgcGTTGCTGCATCCATGAAGTGGAGACTAGTCGTTATTTTAGCAACATAACATTGGCGACAAGGATGGCTGATACCCCGGctttctctcttccacctcCCGACTATTTTCTTCCCCTCCCTGGCGAACCTGTCGTTCCATGGACGCAGTGGAGAACGTCTTTTGAACTGTATCTTTTAGCCATTGGATTGGATAATGCCGCTAGCGCGAGGAAGCGTGCTATCCTACTGCACTTGCTAGGAGCGGAGGGGAACAGGATCTTCAACACGCTCGACGGTACTCTGGACACTTACAATGCTGTTATTACAGCTTTGACTGGACACTTTGTAAAGTCACAGAACATTCTCTATCGGCGGCTGGAGTTCAGACAAAGATGTCAGCGACCTGGTGAGTCTGCTAGGCAGTTTGTAGCAGATTTAAAAGCTTTAGCACATCGTTGTAATTTCGGCGCCATGAGAGATGAACTCATTCGAGACCAGCTCATTGAAAAAACGTCTAATCCCAGAGTCCAGGAGGAGTTGTTACTTAAAGATGCTACACTGTCACTTGATGATGCATTAACACTCGCCTTAAAAGTGGAGGCGGCAACTCAGTGTGCTGCTAAAATAGCAGAAAATAAGCATCATACTGCCGTTATGGAACAGCCCGTGCAACAGCTATCAAGCTCAGATAACCTGGCTGACCCTGCTGCTATACAAGTCGCGCGCTTCCAGAAAACACACCAACAGAGACGCTGTGGGAATTGTGGCTCCACTCGTCATGCCACAAGGGCTCAGGACTGCCCTGCTAGGGGCCAAACATGCAGACGCTGTCAGAAACCTAACCACTTTGCTAAATGGTGCCGGTCTGCTCCAGCTGACTACCCTGAACAGTCACATGACCCGGCGGTGTCAGTACGCACCATAGGCCCTCACCCAGGGACATTCTCCAGGTGCCCAGTATACCTGGATGGCTGCTGTGTCCCTCTTCTCCTCGACACTGGGGCCAAGGTGTCGCTGCTGAATGTTGACACTTGTAACCTACTTTTCCCAAATAGACAGCTACAGCCCCCGTCCACTGCTCTCTGTGGCTACGGCCGCAGCAAAATTGACGTTGTCGGCCTACTCTACCTCCCAGTTCGCTACACCTCTACAACTGTGGACCGCTTTCCATTCCACATTACGCGCCGTGGTGAGAACATCATGGGCCTTGACCTTTTTCTCAGCTTGGGCTTTACTCTACAGGACAACAACGGAACACGAATACTACAAGTGAGTTCCTCCTGGCAACAAAGGCGGCCTGAACTGTTCAGTGGCCTTGGGTGCCTCAcctcatttacacacaaaccGCTCCTGGACCACAGCGTGCCTCCCGTGGTCCAGCCACTTCGCCGTGTTCCCCTGGCTCTGCGCGATGGCGTCACACAAGAGCTCCAACGCCTCCGGGCCGATGGCATCATAGAACCCATTGATGCCTCTCCATGGGTGTCCAACCTCGTCATCGCCAGAAAGAAGTCAGGGGGACTGAGAGTCTGCATCGATCTTCGCCAGGTCAACAAGGCAGTGGTGCCTGACAAGTACCCTCTCCCAACGACAGAAGAACTCACAACCCACTTCTACGGCTCCCGGGTCTTTTCTAAGCTGGACTTACGTCAGGGCTACCTACAAGTCCCTCTGCACCCGGAGAGTCGGAACCTGACAGCTTTTATCACCCATACTGGCCTGTACCGCTATACAAGGATGCCGTTCGGACTAAGTTCAGCCCCCAGCTGTTTCCAAAAGATCATGTCCACCATCCTCGCCAGCTGTCCCGGTACTGTGGCCTATTTGGACGACATCGTGgttcacgggccagatgttgacacacacaacgCCCGCCTGGAACAGGTTTTTGACTCCCTCAGTCGCCACCATGTCACCCTGAACACTGAGAAGTGTATGTTCTCCGCACCGGCCATTGACTTTGTCGGGTTCCGTGTGTCTGCAGACGGTATCTCCCCTCTCCAGTCGAATGTGGAAGCCATCAGCGCAGTCCCCACCCCCACGACAGCCTCGCAGCTGGCTTCGTTCTTGGGGATGACCGCCTACTACATGCGTTTCCTGCCTCAGTACTCCTCTGTCACGGCCCCGCTGAGGATGCTACTCAAGCAGGATGCTCCCTGGGCCTGGACTCCTGACTGTCAGGCAGGCTTTAACGAACTGAAGCGTCTCCTCACCACGTCTCCGATCCTAGCCCACTTCCAGCTGGACTGCCCCACATACGTGACCTGTGATGCGTCTGCCGTGGCTCTGGGCGCTGTTCTGTCACAGCTCCATGACGGCGTGGAGAGGCCCGTAGCCTTCGCCTCCCGGGCACTCAGCCCCACTGAGCAGAAATACTcagtgggcgagagagaggcCCTTGCATGCATTTGGGCATGCGAGAGGTGGCATTTGTACTTGTATGGACGATCTTTTACCCTACGGACGGACCACCAGGCTCTGACAGCCCTGATGTCCACCTCGGGCGGAGGACACAGGCCCCTTCGcctccacagatggtcagaccGCCTGCAGCAGTATGACTTTAAGCTACAATTCATGCCTGGAAAGACTAATGTTGTAGCAGACTTTCTATCCCGCCCTGCCGCCACCCAATGCTCTGCTGCCTCtccagaggatgaggaggacgtAGTACACCTGGTCCACTCACCACTGAAGGACACAGTCTCTCTCCGTGATCTGGAGTCCGCCTCAGCAGCCGAGCCGGTCTTCAGCACGCTTTGTGATTACATCAGACATGGTTGGCCTGCCCGCGTAACACCAGAATTGGAGCCATACTATCGAGTGAGGCATGAACTGTCATGCTGGGGTGAGTCCTGCATTGCCCGTGGCCTCTGTGCTGTCATTCCCGTGGCCCTCAGAGGGTGTGTCTTGCAAATGGCACATCAGGGACACCTTGGCATCGTCAAAGCCAAGCAAAGGTGCCGTGACACCGTGTGGTGGCCCGCCATGGACCGTGACCTAGAGGGACTCATCCGCTCCTGTGCAGCGTGCCTCACCAGTGGGAAGACTGGGCCACCCGCTTCAACTCCACTACAGCCAGTAGACTGGCCGTCTGTGCCATGGGACCACTTGCAGCTTGATATCTGTGGGGAGCTGTACAATGTGCCACACCACCAGAGGTTCCTCGTGGTGGTCTACGACCTGCACTCCAAGTGGCCTGAAGTGGCTCCCATGGGTACGGTTACCTCTGCTGCTGTGGTCAACTTCCTCGACCAGCTGTTCTCCCGCTGGGGCTTGCCTCGTGCAATTACCACAGACAATGGCCCTCAGTTCCTGTCCTTGGAGTTCACCACCTTCCTCGCCAACAAGGGTGTTACCCATATCCGGACCTCTGTCTATCACCCCCAAGCCAACGGGGGGGTGGAACGATTCAATCAATCACTGCATGCTCACATGTCTGAGGGATACTCCCTGATGGCCGCACTCTCACAGACCCTCCTCCACTACAGAGCAACTGCCCACTCTACCACTGGGGTCTCCCCTGCCGCACTCATGCTGAAAAGGGAGCTTGTGCTTCCACTGACAAGACTCCGTCCACCAATGGCCGCCGGCCCACGACCATGTTCAGCGGCAGTCAAGTCTCACGTCAAGAGACAACAAAGTTCCATGAAGCGGAGGTTTGATGAGAAGCACAAGGCTAAGTGGCCTGCTATCAGTGTGTCAGACTGGGTCAGAGCCCGTCGGCCCCACAGAGCTAACAAGCTGTCTTCATTCTGGTCAGCACCATACCAGGTCAGTCGGCAGCTCGGCCCAGCTTCATTCCAGCTGACTGATGGTTCGCGTTGGCACGCCAGTTGCCTGCGCAGAGTGCCCTCCCCTCTTCACCACCCCCACCTGGCAGGGGTGGAGCAGAGCAACCCAGCAACTGGACCGGTGGAGCAGAGCCACCCAGCACCTGGGCCGCCCCCTCATGTGCCGGACCCCATCGTGGCACCTCCTGCCCAAGCTGTACCTGCTGCTCAGTGCCCCACTCCGGCCTCAGACCCATTGCCGGCTTCCCTTGTTCCCGAGCCCCGCCCTGTCAGGGTCCGTGCTCGCCCTGGGCACTTGGAAGACTTTGTTGCTACCTTTCACGTCTGAACATTcggagggggggggaaatgttgtgttcatgtaatacagtatacatacatacttttacAGTTCTAATTATATTACTTAGGATGCCTGTTTTACGTTGCACTTTTGACACTGTAAGGCCACCGTAGGTGCGCGCTAATTGTGTGAGGtttgagaaaataaacaagtgcGTTGCTGCATCCATGAAGTGGAGACTAGTCGTTATTTTAGCAACATAACAGCACGTACGGCCAAACTACAGTATACTAAACACTTCCTCTACTTTATGTACTCCATTTTCCCTCACTTTGACCAGACCAGACAGGACCAAACTGTTGTATAAAATGATTGTATTTACCTGAGACCGTTCCATGGGTAGAATGTTCATTTGTATTCTAAAAATGAAATTACATTGCATGATATTGCATGATACTGTATCTGCATTTGTCAGAGaaacattttgtaaacattcTTAATAAAGGCTTCTGGAAATGAGTGAGTTTTTGTGATATTTACTGTTATATTACTATTGTAGCCTATACTGTTGTGTACCTCATTTGGTGTTTTTGCAATTTTTACAGCAGAGATAAAAACAGGGTATAGCATTTCATAGCAAGTTCTTGTAAATAGTTCAACTGATTTATAGAAGGAGGTGATTGTTGATTCTTACATGTGCTTATTCCGAGTCCCTGTGAAATTAGATAAATAAGAAAGTTATATGATCGAACTAAGTCAGTTAATCAAAATATTCAACAATCAACACAGCACAAAATCAACACTGAAATACAGCCTGTCTGTGCAAGTGGGCTTCCCTGTGTTACAAGGCCATCTAGTGATTGATGTGAAACAATACATGCTCTTTACATTGTGAGCTAATAtaatgggttttgtgcttctaattcaagtctttcatatcaatccgcaacaaataCGTTCGgttattgcaatggaatttcattgaaagtgaaactcCGCTAGTAagatgttgccaggcaacacctgaaactgttAACTGTTATCTGTGTGGAGAACTAGAGCAAAGTcctatataagtgtctctgactaggttctatttattttgttagcggaatcatgaaacggtagccaagtcattgctaaagacacactgtgttaagtttcttttctcgttttggcaagtagctcTAGCCgtgtaataagcgggataatgtaggCCCCTATAGAACGCCAGTCATTATCAGGAAATAGGTCTTATAACCACACCTCAAAGACACATTAGTTTTATAAAAAAGAAATTTAACAGCTACAATTAATATTTCCATAAAAACTTACAGGCATCATGTATCTGCAGAAGAATCCAACCggcaacaaaaacacactcacagggtAGCACAAAAACTCGTAGATCTATCAGCGTTCTCTGCCCAGTTTCTGAGACTATCAAGAACACAGAAAATTGCATGGTGCAAGCAACACTGTTAGACTTCAAagtaaaatgcattaaaatgcacACAATTAAGTATTATATCACTGCCTGGGGATTAATCTGTCTGAATTATTAGATACATGTAGATTAGGTAGATCTACAGAACAAAACCTAACCCCAAACACCTGGCAGTCATTTTATGTAGCTGACATTAATTGATTTAATATTACCTGCTTTGAGAATAAGCTCTGTTGTCAAGAAAATAGAATTCAGCGCACTGAGACCAGCTGCCCCAAAGATGTACACAATGGCATGTGGTAATTCTGTAAGATGCAAAGCCAGCAATGAGAAGAGGAAGATTACACATTAATAGTGTTACAAGTTCCTTGTCGGCAATGTTTAGTGTTAAGGCGTGTTATTATCACAACACAACCTGGCACTTGTTTTGGATGCTTGAAGAGTGTAAGCACTGACAGAAGATGGAGCAAAACATAAAGAGCCAACCATCCCGGACCCTCTGCAATGAAACACAGTGTTAAGTCACATTAAGTCACATCTACCACTGCTTCAGTTCAAAAAGCATTAAGTGAATATATTATAGCTAAGTAATCATACAACATTACTAAAACATCACAACTACTTACCTTTACTACTTCCTTGAAATAGACCCATGAAAACAAGCAATATGAACATATAAAAGAGGACTACAGACACCATGGTAACAATCCAGCATATGACTAAAAAGTGAAACAGAAATAACGTTGTTATTGAACTATAATCTTGTACCAGGTGACAACATGGCTTGTACAATCTTGGTGCAATACAGTGGTTCCCAGGCTTTTCAAAGCAGGCCCTCTCTGACAAAAACGGAGCCCACTCTAAAACAATTGTGAGAAAATGTGGTATAACAAACCTAATATATTAAAGATCAACTCTTATACTTACAACCAAATCTTCTCCTTTCACAACATCGTAACACAGGGAATATTATCAAACCCAGAAACATTGGCAAGCCCAGAAACCAACCACCTAATAGAAAGAAACATTAGATTACTACATTGCTGTTATTGCAATTTCAAATTACaatgttaaaataataataaggaaTATATTTCTTGTAAATAATAATTCAAAGTCAGCCAAATTGTGTATGTAATAAAACTTGGAGTTCTCTTTCAGTCAAGTTCACGGTCAATCTTGGATGATGTCATTGATCTGAACCTCCCATCTGAATTTCTGAAACTCCAATCACTCATCTTAGGGATATTTCCGCAGCCCTTAGCCTGTATTGGTTGTGCTATGATACATTAGTCGTCTTTTCATTTTTCAACGGCTCTTCACGGAACCATGAAGAACTAAACTTCCAACCCACCAGCGAGTTAAAGCTCATCTGCACACCAGTCTCAAGTTCCCTCCTTGACCCTCACTGGTCTCTCACCGCCATGGAGAAAACTGAAAGAAAATTTCATCCAGCACAGTGTCACCTAGCGGCCCCTGTCAGTCACCTGACTCACCTCATCCGACTTGGCTTACAAGCGAACTGGCCTAAGTGCTCCCTCACACCCACTTAGCGGCTGGCATTCCCTGGACTCAAGCTCAACTCAAGAAACTCCACACCTATCTGGCACGGTTCTGCCTGGGAATTACAGTCAATGTGCATCACTACCAGTCTACTAGGTCTATTCGCAGCTGTGTCTGGCAACAGTGCCACTCGGCTGACTGACTGAACAGCCATCGTGTTCACCCCTCATGGGACAAACAAGCAGTGCTAGCACTAGCTTTCTGGTGCTCCCCAGGCTCACTGCACACAGTCATGCCCTACTTGGGCCAGGATGTACAAGGGTTAAGGGTTGAATCCCCCAACTGTCCTGATCAAAAACACACGGCAGTGAGAATTGTGTAAGCTCGATTGAAAGAGAATGTATGgttatatatacagtgcctataaaaagTATTTTTAGACATTGAAGAGAGGTTTTTtgtaaatgattaaaaaaatcaATGGACAAGGACAAATTCAATTGGCCAAGATTCCATGTAAGGGGAAAATATCCAAAGGGGTGGATACTTTTTATAAACACTGTATAACATAAAATCTCCTCACACATCAAATTAGGGTTACGGAAATTTACCAGGAATCTCTGTTATCCCACCAAAGGAGGCATAGAGAAAACCTAGCAGCCTCATGTTGCAGCATTCCACAAAGAAATACAGCCAAAATCTCTGTGGCCCTGTTGATTGGAAGATGAAGAATTGTCACTTACAGTACTTA encodes:
- the LOC134096027 gene encoding uncharacterized protein LOC134096027, translating into MTFGFILLFSFGGICLVCCAALGKQSCCISKLHTRPQRFWLYFFVECCNMRLLGFLYASFGGITEIPGGWFLGLPMFLGLIIFPVLRCCERRRFGFICWIVTMVSVVLFYMFILLVFMGLFQGSSKEGPGWLALYVLLHLLSVLTLFKHPKQVPELPHAIVYIFGAAGLSALNSIFLTTELILKAVSETGQRTLIDLRVFVLPCECVFVAGWILLQIHDAWTRNKHIYSIMQYHAM